ttAGAGACAAAGGTGCTGCTTGAAAGcgttcagtgtttcatcatctgttcagaGCTGAATAAGGTTTAGAAAGTAgaagtttagaaaatgaaagtcaaacaccTGAACCAACAGGATGCAGGTtaaaacagtcaaatacaaACAGTGACAAACAGCTTCATTAATGTTCACACATCTGCAACATTTCTTTTAGGAACCAGCTTCATGCAGCTtcataaaacactggaaaaacaaacagtgaataTATGTGTCATTGTCTGATGGTTCAAAGATCATTTCTTCATTGTGTTCCAGTTGTTTGATGATCATGTATTAAAGAATGAGTGTGGTGAAGAGAGGTCAGTCAGACCAGGTTGCTCCTCTGGTTTCTGGCCCTCTGCTGCCTCACctgggctgcagcagcaggtgagtccTCAGACTTGTTGTGGTTGTAGAGAAACTTCTTACAGATTCACTAACAGCCTCATGTTTGTTGGTCATTTTACCGTCCACAGAGTAGAACCATAAAACACTTCTACACACTCTTTCTCAGAGGCTTCAGCTTCCATCAATACTGTCCTCCTACATTTTGATTGATGAGCTTTAATGACTGATCAGTCAACAGAGCAGCAACAACTCAAGCTGATAGAGAACGGTAagagcgccctctgctggaccaaaattacatttaatcaGGTCAGAAATAGTTTGAATTTCACATAAAAAGTGTGGATCAGTATAATATCAGCCTGATGTCTGCAGGTTagagtcaacacaactttaacatcagattaatctgagcacagaaataaaacatggagtctgacctcagagtctccagtccacagtctggactctccagaaaaccacacagctgcttcacatctggatcctgcaggtcgttgtcactcaggtccaggtgtcgcagatgggaggggttggacttcagagctgaggccagagaagaacagctgatctctgacaaactgcagccagTCAACCTGAATAAAGGATAAAAGATGTAGATAAAACCACCACCTTCTTTCACCATGTAACAGAGCTAAGATTCAGTCTTTTCAGTCCATGACTGATGTTGGAAACTTAATTCATGCTTTTGTTTCATAAAGACTTGATTATTGGAACGTTTTGTTTTCTGGCCACGTGCTCGTATTACAGTCTCCAATGGTTCAGATGCTGCAGCAAGAATTTGAACTAAAACCAGAAAATGTGACATGATACCAGTTTTATCTTCCTGTCCACATCAGATCAGACTTTAAGGTTCTTTAATGACGTCGTAAGTTCTAAATGGACTTGCTCCTTCACACCTGTCTGAtctttttaaaccttttattCCATCTTGTCCCCTCTGTTCCCAGAATTCCCTGCTCCTGTCTGTCCCCAGAGTTAAACAGATGTCGCTGGCTGCAGAGCCTTTTCCTATCAGGATCTCTTGCTCTGGAGCTGCAGACTtcagactgtctgactctgCTGAGGCTTCACATATATACTCATCTTTAGGCCTTAACTTCCTTAGACCTAGACCTTTTTTTAGTCTGGAGAGGGAAAATGGACAAAGAAAGATGCTTCACTCTCTTTGATCTAGTGTTGCTTTCATCAACAAAAATCATGACTAAATATCTTCGTCAACGAACCTTTATCATGTGACGAAAACGAGATGAGACGCAATGTAAATGCTGGTCATGTGACGATAactataattaaatatataatgcaATATTGTTGACGAATAAAAATGAGACTAAATGtggtttacaaaataaaaactctgctAAAATGTCTCTTCATTTTCGTTGACTAAAACGAGACGAAATGTTATAACGTCATTTCGACTCATTTAGTcgagttattattattttgcagtatttctgtttcctgtgtctcaCTTCATCAGGTCGCACTGCGCCGACGCATGCGACATCACTTCCTCAATCCCCACTCGCGGGCGGCATTTAGAAGTTGCAGCTGCGGTTGAACGACAATTTCAGAAACATAACTTGTGTGTCTGGAATGGATGTATTCTTGAGTCTATAAggtaacaataatataataataagataacCTTGTTTGAACTGTGAAATGGGTTTGGCTAAAAGAAAATTTTGGTTTTGTCTATACTACTAGGTACTTATACTATACTGGGTTAAATAGAACTGCATTACTAGAAagagactaaaataaaattttcGTTGACTAAAACTAGACTAAAATGGTCATGGATGATTctgactaaaataaaattaaaatgctcAGACTTCTAGTCGACTAAAACTTGACTAGACTAAAAAGAGTATGAACGTGACTAAtactaattaaaactaaaatgacagCTTGACACAAAGAccagactaaaactaaaattaaaacaggCCGCCAAAAACAACACTACTTTGATCCAGCAACATTTCAACAATCTAAGATTCGTCTGAGCTCAGGAAGTTTGAGTGATTACAGATCTGTTTAAGAGTGAAGAACTGTCTTCCTCAGGTGGACGATGAAGCCAATGCAGAGCTGGAGCTCAGGTTTTCCTGAATGAGCTGTTTACTGCTCTGATGAGCAGAGTGGAGGAAAACCTGGTGCAGATGGTTGTCCTGTTCCTTCTGGTCTGAACtcacctcagagtctccagtccacagtctcgactctccagaaaaccacacagctgcttcacacctggatcctgcagcttgtttccactcaggtccagttctctcaggtgggaggggttggacttcagagctgaggccagagaagaacagctgatctctgaaaAACTGCAGCCcctcaacctgaataaagaataaaagatgtagATTCAATAACTGATTATCAATCAGATATGTCCTAATTCAGTGGTTCCCACCCTACGCCAACAGCCCCCATCTGAACTCGTAACAGTACGAGGCCAAatacttttcatcttttcaccaGAATGACACTgattgcaaatgatttgtcgtcAACACCTTCGCAGCCCAGCACTGGGCCctggcccacaggttgggaaccactgtccTAATCAATGATCTCTCTAAAATGAGCAGAGTGACTTTGTCCTCCTGTTGTTGTGGATCATCATATCACATCTACTCACATCATCCACAtgtcacacacctgttcatGTCAACACAGTCAGATGTCACATGTAGATTAAAAGAGTTGTTGAAGGCAGCAGCGATAGTAACTACAGCAGTGATTCATCTGAAGCTGAATGAAGCTTCAGAGTCTGAGTCACACAGATCCAGAGTCAGTCCACAGAGTCCCTGTTTAGTACTAAATGTCCTCTGTGAGTTCCTGTCCCTCCATGACTGAATCACTGTTATTAGAGCCCAGATTTACCACTAATACtcaaccatcatcatcattctctttctctccccagtttctctcctctccacccaaccggtcgaggcagaccccccccccccagcctcaTCAGTCCTGACTTCATCTTCACTGATGGACAACATGAACCGCAGGAAGCTGAAAAGCCGTCAAACATTTCCCCGTCATGACTCGACTTCTGCCGGCCTCTAAATAAACCCTGCTCCTGTCTTTATGTCTGATTCTGAACTGCAGTTAGTGATATTAATTATCTACAAACCCACAACAGCtccagtcagtgaactgacctcagagtctccagtccacagtttggactctccagtccagcagacaggatcctcactcctgaatcctgcagctcgttgtcactcaggtccaggtgtctcaggtgggaggggttggacttcagagctgaggccacgACTTCACAGTGAGTCTCTGAGAGTCCACAACCAGCAAACCTGTCATGACACGTTCATTACACAGAGTCATTATGTAAGAGGACACTTCATATTGACTTCAAGCATGTGATGATCAAACAGTTTGACACGTCCTGTGTTGATCCATATTCTCTCTTCATCACTGGTTCAGTTCATCTGATCTCACTGTGTTTGACAGGAAACAATCATTCTCATCAGTCTCTCTCACACCTGCAGAGTTTCAATCCTCTTTCAGGTGAAGAGAGAAGATGTGGTCACAGTCAGTCTTCCATAATGTCCACAGTCTGTCAGTGAGATCTGATCCATGTGGTCTCCACAAAGTTCCCATGAGGCCATGTTGAttagaaaacactgttttaaagtgACAGCAGGATATTTCCACTGAGTTCAGCTCAGTGAACAATGACAGTTGGTAAAGATGATCTGTGTTTGatacctgctgctgtcagcttctccatcatcagctcGGTAAAGATGAACACATCAGCTGATCGCACCTGtttaatatttctattatttcatatgAAGATGTGCGTCTCAGATGACTGAGTGaagttttcactctttttcagcacaaaaacacaaagtgataaAGTTGAATTAATGTCACCAGAAAGATGTTATCAGTCTGTAGGATCTCCATCTCCAGACTCATGGAAATGCTTTTTAACTATTACATTAgagaaacaataacaacaggaaCTCATCAAGATTTTACCAATGAATTCATCAATCCAGAAACAGACGAGATTACTACGTATTTTATTAACTGATATTTAAATTCTAATAATTTACAGATGAATATGaatccatcaataaatgtcaaattaaaaagaggtttagaaaaaaacattaaaacaaatacatcatttaAACTTAGataaaaagctgctgtgatAAAACCTCGACCAGTTCTTCATTTGTTTGATCAGGTTTTCCTTCGTCTCCATCACCCAGAGGAAGATGAATCAATCATTAGACATAAACACAATAACTGTTCATTAACTTGACAACTataaacacaactgaaacatcAATATTCAGCATTTGAAACAGCTCAAGAACTTCTGTGACAAAATACAACGGACACAGTGAAACTCTATTTTAAGAAGAAgaattttatagtttttatctgaaaaacTTCACAACTAATCTCCATAATGATTCATGATCATCACATGTGGACTCACCGAGCCTTCCTGcagttcctcacagctgggatcAGTCTCTGTCGTCCCTCCTCTGATGTGTTGTACTTCCTCAGGTCCAACTCCTCCAGaacctcctctgacatctgcagcatgtaggCCAGAGCTGAGCAGTGGATCTCAGAGAGTCTCTTCTCTGATCTGTTCTCTGACTCCAGGAACTCTTGGATCTCCTGATGAACTGAGTGATCCTTCATCTCCGTCAGACAGTGGAAGATGTTAAtgcttctgtcaggagagaTATCATCAATGTTCATCTCCTTCAGGTTGTTGATGGCTCTCTGGATGGTTTCTGGACTGTTCTCTGTCTGACCCAGCAGACCTCCTAAGAGTCTCTGGTtggactccagagagaggccatgaAGGAAGCGAACAAACAGGTCCAGGTGACCATTTCTACTTTCGAGGGATTTCTCCATGGCTGCCCCCAGGAACTCATCCAGGGATGAGTAATAGTCAGTGTCGCTGTCGTCGCTGTCGTCGCTGTCGTCGCTGTCGTCGCTGTCATCGCTGAATGAATCTTCATCAACCATATCTTTTCGGAAGTTCTCCAGGACCTCTGTGTTCCTGTTGGTGTAACAGTGGAACATGtagactgcagccagaaactcctgaacgctcagatgaacaaagcagtagactgttttctggaagatcacactctctcttctgaagatctcagtacaaagtcctgagtacaccgaggcctctgtgacatcaagacCACACTGCTCCACGTCTTCTTGGtagaacatgatgtttcctttctccagatgttcaaaCGCCAGCCTCCCCAGCTTCAGAAGAACTTCCCCGTCAGCCTCCGTCAGCTCCTGTGGACTCGTCTCACGTCCCTCATGgtacttgttcttcttcctctgtgtctgaaccagcaggaagtgtgagaacaggtcagtcagggtctggggcagctctcctctctggtctgtggtcaacatgtgctccagaactgtagcagtgatccagcagaagactgggacttgacacatgatgtggaggctcctggacgtcttgatgtgtgagatgattctgctggacagctcttcatcactggatctcctcctgaagtactcctcc
This DNA window, taken from Seriola aureovittata isolate HTS-2021-v1 ecotype China chromosome 20, ASM2101889v1, whole genome shotgun sequence, encodes the following:
- the LOC130160995 gene encoding NLR family CARD domain-containing protein 3-like isoform X4, with the protein product MSGYGEEEEDRAESTGYISMSTDWSRDHPPALSNEPGPSDTKGRIRSDVSVEQQLSSCALCQDVLKDPVSTSCGHWFCRQCITSYWDQSGSSGDSSCPQCGQRPRTRPGLQTASQTSTEQTDSGLQEVLDQHKISLRSRCEHVTEGTDGTGSGTLLNRIYTELHITEGQSEEVNTQHEVRQLETTSKMETLHDAPIRCHDIFKALPDQQREDVSKPLPDQQRPIRVVLTNGVAGVGKTVSVQKFSLDWAEGLENQDVSLLVLLSFRELNLIRDQQYSLLRLLHVFHPTLQKVTAEQLAVCKVLFIFDGLDESRLSLDFNNRKSVSDVTQESSVNVLLTNLIRGNLLPSALVWITSRPAAANQIPPTCVDRVTEVRGFTDAQKEEYFRRRSSDEELSSRIISHIKTSRSLHIMCQVPVFCWITATVLEHMLTTDQRGELPQTLTDLFSHFLLVQTQRKKNKYHEGRETSPQELTEADGEVLLKLGRLAFEHLEKGNIMFYQEDVEQCGLDVTEASVYSGLCTEIFRRESVIFQKTVYCFVHLSVQEFLAAVYMFHCYTNRNTEVLENFRKDMVDEDSFSDDSDDSDDSDDSDDSDTDYYSSLDEFLGAAMEKSLESRNGHLDLFVRFLHGLSLESNQRLLGGLLGQTENSPETIQRAINNLKEMNIDDISPDRSINIFHCLTEMKDHSVHQEIQEFLESENRSEKRLSEIHCSALAYMLQMSEEVLEELDLRKYNTSEEGRQRLIPAVRNCRKARFAGCGLSETHCEVVASALKSNPSHLRHLDLSDNELQDSGVRILSAGLESPNCGLETLRLRGCSFSEISCSSLASALKSNPSHLRELDLSGNKLQDPGVKQLCGFLESRDCGLETLRLTGCSLSEISCSSLASALKSNPSHLRHLDLSDNDLQDPDVKQLCGFLESPDCGLETLRLRYCSLSEISCSSLASALKSNPSHLRHLDLSGNELQDPDVKQLCGFLESPDCGLETLGLMNCSLSEISCSSLASALKSNPSHLRELDLSDNNLQDPDVKQLRDLVESPDCGLETLS